The DNA window GTCGCTGCCGCTGACGCAGTCGACGATCCTGGCGACGCTGGCGTTGCTGCCGGTGATCCTGCTGGCGCTGCGCACCGACGTGTGGGCGCAGATCCGGCTGTGGGAGTCGCCGCTGCAGCTCACCGTCGGACTGATGATGATGGCCGCCGCGCTGGCCGCGACCGTGCTGCGCAACCGGTTGGGCGCGGTGATCCTGGTGGGGTTGAGCGGCTACGGCTGCGGCGTCATCTTCGCGCTGCACGGCGCTCCCGACCTCGCGCTCACCCAGTTCCTGGTCGAGACGCTCACCCTGGTGATCTTCGTGCTGGTCCTGCGGAAGCTGCCCGCCGAGATCGACGAGCGGCAGGCCATCGGCTTCAAGCTGCCGCGCGCGATCCTCGCGGTCGGGGTGGGTGCGGCCGTGACGACGCTCGCCGCGTACGCCATGAACGCGCGCAACTCGGCGCCCATCCAGCTGCAGCTGCCGGAGGCGGCGTACACGCTCGGTAACGGCCGCAACGTGGTGAACGTGCTGCTGGTCGACATCCGCGCGTGGGACACGCTCGGGGAGATCTCGGTGTTGCTGGTGGCCGCGACCGGCGTCGCGAGCCTGGTGTTCCGGCACCGCCGGTTCGGGACCGCGCCGCGGGTGGCGGACGCGCCCGCCGGAGTCCTCGAGGCGGCGTCGAACACCGAGACGACGTGGCTGCGCGGCGGCGACCTGATCGACCCGCGGCACCGGTCGCTGGTCCTCGAGGTCACCACCCGACTGATCTTCCCCACGATGATGGTGCTGTCGGTCTACTTCTTCTTCTCGGGCCACAACGCTCCCGGCGGTGGTTTCGCGGGCGGGCTGACCGCGGGCCTCGCGCTGGTCCTGCGGTACCTCGCCGGCGGGCGCTACGAGCTCGGTGAGGCCGTCCCGATCGACGCCGGCAAGATCCTCGGGCTCGGCCTGATGTTCGCGGCCGGCACCGCGGTGACGTCGCTGTTCCTCGGCGCCCCGCCGCTGTCGTCGGCGGTGTTCGAGGTGACGCTGCCGCTGCTGGGTCACATCAAACTCGTCACCGCACTGTTCTTCGACCTGGGGGTGTACCTGATCGTGGTGGGCCTGGTGCTCGACGTGCTCCGCAGTCTCGGGGCCCGCCTCGACGCCCAGGAGGAGGTGAACGCCCGATGACCGCCGACCTCGCGTCGCTGATCCTCATCGGCGTCCTCACCTCCGCCGGCGTGTACCTGCTGATCGAACGCAGCATCACCCGCATGCTGCTGGGGTTGCTGCTCATCGGCAACGCCGTCAACCTGCTGATCCTCACCGCGGGCGGCCGGGCCGGCAACCCGCCGATCGTGGGCCGCGACTCCGTGCACGAGGAGATGGCCGACCCGCTGGCCCAGGCGATGATCCTCACCGCGATCGTCATCACGATGGGCATCGCCGCGTTCGTGCTGGCGCTGGCCTACCGCTCGTTCAAGATCACCACCGCGGACCGGGTCGAGGACGACATCGAGGACACCAAGGTGTCCAAGCGGCGCAGTCTCGCCGAGGCCCCGGACCGCGACCGCTCCGACGACCCACTCACCGGCGCCCCGTCCAAGAGCGGCGACGCGTTCGACTCGGAAGGCAACCCGATCCCCGTCGACCTGGTCGAGGACCCCGAGGACTACACCGACTACGACGACGTCCGGCCGGACGACGAACTGGAAGCCGAGACCCCGGGAGGATCGCGATGACGCTCTCCCCCGACCTGATCGGCACTCTGGCACCGCTGCCCGTCCTGCTCCCGATGATCGCCGCCGCGGTCACGCTCATCCTGGGTCGCCGCCCCACCGCGCAGCGCTGGATCACCCTGGCCGCGCTGGTCGGCGTCACCGCGGTGTCGGCGATGCTGCTCTACCTCGCCGATCGGCACGGCACCACCGCGATCCAGGTGGGCGGCTGGGACACCCCGATCGGTATCACGCTGGTCGTCGACCGGCTGTCGGCGCTGATGCTGCTGGTGTCGTCGATCGTGCTGCTCGCGGTCATGATCTATTCGATCGGCCAGGGCATCCGGGACGGCCACGAACACCAGCCGGTGTCGATCTTCCTGCCGACCTACCTGGCGCTGACCGCGGGCGTGTGCAACGCCTTCCTGGCGGGCGACCTGTTCAACCTGTACGTCGGGTTCGAGGTGCTGCTGGCGGCGAGCTTCGTGCTGCTGACCCTGGGCGCGAGCGCCGACCGGGTCCGGGCCGGCGTCTCGTACGTCATGGTCTCGATGGTGTCGTCGCTGATCTTCCTCTGCGGCATGGCGTTCGCGTACGCCGCGACCGGCACCCTCAACCTCGCGCAGATGGCGCAGCGGCTCGACGACATCCCCGTCGGCACCCGCATGGCGATCTTCGGGGTGCTGCTGGTGGCGTTCGGCATCAAGGCGGCGATCTTTCCGCTCTCGACGTGGCTGCCGGACTCCTACCCCACCGCTCCGGCCCCGGTCACTGCGGTGTTCGCGGGCCTGCTCACCAAGGTCGGCGTGTACGCGATCATCCGCGCCCACACCCTGCTGTTCCCGCAGGGCGAGCTCGACAACGTGCTGATGGTGTGCGGTCTGCTCACGATGATCGTGGGCATCCTCGGCGCGATCGCGCAGACCGACATCAAACGTCTGCTGTCGTTCACGCTGGTCAGTCACATCGGCTACATGATCTTCGGTGTCGCGTTGTCGACGCAGTCCGGGCTCTCCGGCGCCGTCTACTACGTGGCCCACCACATCGTCGTGCAGACCACGTTGTTCCTGGTGGTCGGGCTCATCGAGCGGCAGGCCGGATCGTCGTCGCTGCGCCGGCTCGGCGGGCTCGCGGCGGCCAGCCCGGTGCTGGCGATCGTCTTCCTGATCCCGGCGCTCAACCTCGGCGGCATCCCGCCGTTCTCCGGGTTCATCGGGAAGATCGCGCTGCTGCAGGCCGGTGTCGCGCATCCGAGTGCGCTGTCGTGGATGCTCGTCGCGGGCGGCACCGTCACCAGCCTGTTGACGCTGTACGCGGTGGCCCGCGTGTGGACCAAGGCGTTCTGGCGGGCCCGCGCCGACGCCCCCGAGGGCGATCTCGCGGACGTGAGCCCGTCGGCGCTCATCGACGAGTCCGAGGAGGACATCGCGTTCGTCGACCGCGAGGACGTGGGCCGGATGCCGGTGTTCATGCTGCTGCCGACGATCGGACTGGTGGGCGTGGGCCTGGCGCTCACGATCTTCGCCGGCCCGATGATCGGGATCAGCGACCGGGCGGCGCAGGACCTGCAGAACCGCGACGTCTACATCACCGCGGTCCTGGGCGAGGGAGGTGACCGATGACCCGCGAACGCGTCCTGCGCGTCGGCATCCTGGCGTGGCTGGCGCTGGTGTGGATCCTGCTGTGGGGCCAGTTCAGCATCGCCAACCTGGTCGGCGGACTCGTCGTCGGGCTGCTGATCATGTGGCTGCTGCCGCTGCCACGGGTGCCGGTCGAGGGCCGCGTGCACCTGTTCTCGATCGTCAAACTGATCGGGGTGATCGTCTTCTACGCCGCGCAGTCGAGCGTGCAGGTGGCGTGGCTGGCGATCCGGCCCGGCCCGCCGCCGGTCACCGGGGTGCTGCGCTGCAAGCTGGGCATCAAGTCGGATCTGGTGCTCACGCTGTGCATCGACGTGCTGAACCTGATCCCGGGCACCATGGTGCTCGAGGTGGACCAGCCCCGACGCGCGGTGTACGTCCACGTTCTCGACGTGGGCACCACCAAGGCGGTGGACCAGTTCTACCGCTCGGTGCGCCAGCTCGAGCGGCTGTTCATCGCGTCGTTCGAGCGGGACTCGGATTGGCAGCCGGCGCCGTGGCATCTGCGCGACTACGACTACCACGGACAAGGCAGGGAGGACGGGGCATGACAGCCGTGATGATCATTGCCGGGACGATGCTGGTGGTGGCGGCGCTGCTGACCACCTACCGGCTGCTGGCCGGGCCGGGCAGCCTCGACCGGCTGGTCGCGATGGACACCCTCGTCGCCACCGCGATCTGCGGGCTCGCGGTGTGGGCGGCGAACAGCGGCGACACCTCGATCGTGCCCGCCATGGTGGCGCTCGCGCTGGTCGGCTTCGTCGGCTCGGTGAGTGTGGCCCGCTTCCGGGTGAGTGACGACTCGTGAACACCGTCCTCGACGTCCTCGCCGCCGCCTGCATCCTCATCGGCTCGCTGCTCGCGCTCACCGCGGCCATCGGCATCGTCCGCTTCCCCGACACCCTCTCGCGTATGCACGCGGCCACCAAACCGCAGGTCGTCGGCCTGGTGCTGGTGTTGATCGGCGCGGTGATCCGGCTGCACGGCAACGTCGACATCTGGATGCTGGTGCTCATCGGGCTGTTCACGCTGCTCACCGCGCCGGTGATCGCGCACAGCGTCGGCCGCGTCGCCTACCGCGAGCAGCGCGGCCGGGACGGGCTGCTCATGGACCAGCACGACGACACCCCGGGCTCCTTCCGGTAGCCCCCGTCGTGCGCACTCAGCGCGCGGTCGGGGCGTCCGCCGGGAGCGGCAGGGACGAAGAACGCGGGGCGACGGGGTCCCGGTAGAACGTGCGCCAGTGGGCGTAGGCGTAGAGCGCGGGCACACCGAGCAGTAGCGGGGCCGACACCACCGGGTACTGCGCGATCTCGACCGCGAGGAACCGGTAGCTCAGCAACAGCGCAGCCAACAGCGCGGTGCCCCCGACGACCAGGCGGATCCGGAACCATCCCCAGCCGCGCTCGGGGGCGCGCAGCACCGACTCCAGCGTCAGCGTCAGCACGGCGCCGGCGATGAGGTC is part of the Rhodococcus sp. SGAir0479 genome and encodes:
- a CDS encoding Na+/H+ antiporter subunit E, with the protein product MTRERVLRVGILAWLALVWILLWGQFSIANLVGGLVVGLLIMWLLPLPRVPVEGRVHLFSIVKLIGVIVFYAAQSSVQVAWLAIRPGPPPVTGVLRCKLGIKSDLVLTLCIDVLNLIPGTMVLEVDQPRRAVYVHVLDVGTTKAVDQFYRSVRQLERLFIASFERDSDWQPAPWHLRDYDYHGQGREDGA
- a CDS encoding Na+/H+ antiporter subunit D; translation: MTLSPDLIGTLAPLPVLLPMIAAAVTLILGRRPTAQRWITLAALVGVTAVSAMLLYLADRHGTTAIQVGGWDTPIGITLVVDRLSALMLLVSSIVLLAVMIYSIGQGIRDGHEHQPVSIFLPTYLALTAGVCNAFLAGDLFNLYVGFEVLLAASFVLLTLGASADRVRAGVSYVMVSMVSSLIFLCGMAFAYAATGTLNLAQMAQRLDDIPVGTRMAIFGVLLVAFGIKAAIFPLSTWLPDSYPTAPAPVTAVFAGLLTKVGVYAIIRAHTLLFPQGELDNVLMVCGLLTMIVGILGAIAQTDIKRLLSFTLVSHIGYMIFGVALSTQSGLSGAVYYVAHHIVVQTTLFLVVGLIERQAGSSSLRRLGGLAAASPVLAIVFLIPALNLGGIPPFSGFIGKIALLQAGVAHPSALSWMLVAGGTVTSLLTLYAVARVWTKAFWRARADAPEGDLADVSPSALIDESEEDIAFVDREDVGRMPVFMLLPTIGLVGVGLALTIFAGPMIGISDRAAQDLQNRDVYITAVLGEGGDR
- a CDS encoding Na(+)/H(+) antiporter subunit C, which gives rise to MTADLASLILIGVLTSAGVYLLIERSITRMLLGLLLIGNAVNLLILTAGGRAGNPPIVGRDSVHEEMADPLAQAMILTAIVITMGIAAFVLALAYRSFKITTADRVEDDIEDTKVSKRRSLAEAPDRDRSDDPLTGAPSKSGDAFDSEGNPIPVDLVEDPEDYTDYDDVRPDDELEAETPGGSR
- a CDS encoding monovalent cation/H+ antiporter complex subunit F, which encodes MTAVMIIAGTMLVVAALLTTYRLLAGPGSLDRLVAMDTLVATAICGLAVWAANSGDTSIVPAMVALALVGFVGSVSVARFRVSDDS
- the mnhG gene encoding monovalent cation/H(+) antiporter subunit G; this translates as MNTVLDVLAAACILIGSLLALTAAIGIVRFPDTLSRMHAATKPQVVGLVLVLIGAVIRLHGNVDIWMLVLIGLFTLLTAPVIAHSVGRVAYREQRGRDGLLMDQHDDTPGSFR